The Manihot esculenta cultivar AM560-2 chromosome 11, M.esculenta_v8, whole genome shotgun sequence genome includes a region encoding these proteins:
- the LOC110626797 gene encoding calumenin-B isoform X1 — protein MPKISIFIYLTLAFLFLLLISRNPSKPSNRRHRRLKLRSTFNFSDPYHHHHQDPIVFDPLVADIERRREDKQWEKHYFEQAHPEIVNHADHHDSAPAHEAQPEWEDFLDAEDYLNDEEKFNVTNRLLLLFPKIDVDPVDGYVSVHELTEWNLNQAEREVVHRTQRELDVHDKNHDGFISFAEYEPPSWVQNSDKNSFGYDMGWWREEHFNASDTDGDGLLNVTEFNDFLHPADSKNPKLLQWLCKEEVRERDSDKDGKVSFKEFFHGLFDLVRNYDEESHSSSHLSDDSTEAPAKTLFAQLDKDGDRYLSDTELLPIIGKLHPSEHYYAKQQADYIISQADTDKDGRLSLMEMIENPYVFYSAVFNDEEDDDYDFHDEFR, from the exons ATGCCAAAGATCTCCATTTTCATTTACCTTACTTTAGCTTTTCTCTTCCTCTTGCTCATCTCTCGCAACCCTTCCAAGCCCTCTAACCGACGTCACCGCCGCCTCAAGCTCCGTTCCACTTTCAACTTCTCCGACCcctaccaccaccaccaccaggaCCCCATCGTTTTTGACCCTCTCGTTGCTGACATCGAGCGCCGCCGCGAAGACAAGCAATGGGAGAAGCACTACTTTGAGCAAGCCCATCCTGAAATCGTTAACCATGCTGACCACCATGACTCCGCTCCTGCCCACGAGGCCCAACCTGAGTGGGAGGATTTCCTGGATGCCGAGGATTACTTGAACGACGAAGAGAAATTCAATGTCACCAATAG GTTATTACTGCTTTTTCCGAAAATTGATGTGGACCCAGTTGATGGCTATGTGAGCGTGCATGAATTGACTGAGTGGAACTTGAATCAAGCGGAGAGGGAAGTCGTGCATAGGACTCAAAGGGAGTTGGATGTTCATGACAAAAATCACGACGGATTCATATCTTTTGCAGAGTATGAGCCTCCCAGTTGGGTTCAAAATTCAG atAAAAATTCTTTTGGCTATGATATGGGCTGGTGGAGAGAAGAACATTTTAATGCATCAGATACAGATGGAGATGGTCTTTTGAATGTAACAGAGTTCAATGA CTTTCTGCATCCAGCTGACAGCAAAAACCCAAAGCTGCTTCAATGGTTGTGCAAGGAGGAAGTAAG GGAAAGAGATTCAGACAAAGATGGGAAGGTTAGTTTTAAAGAATTCTTCCATGGACTATTTGACTTGGTGAGGAATTATGATGAAGAAAGTCATAGTTCTTCACATCTCTCTGATGATTCAACGGAGGCCCCAGCTAAGACATTATTTGCTCAGCTAGACAAAGATGGTGACAG ATATTTGTCTGACACTGAGTTACTGCCCATAATTGGAAAGCTTCATCCTTCAGAGCATTACTATGCAAAACAACAAGCTGATTACATCATATCACAG GCTGATACAGATAAAGATGGGCGCCTATCCTTGATGGAGATGATTGAGAACCCATATGTATTTTACAGTGCTGTTTTCAATGATGAAGAAGATGACGATTATGATTTCCATGATGAATTCCGTTAA
- the LOC110625449 gene encoding uncharacterized protein LOC110625449 isoform X4: protein MNNRDGDQVEQLLQAAQDELILKLSVDSHMSHVSPDRLPPDLDRRFQALKSRPSSIGTANQSSISTNRQLPPDADDLLARFAALKASSSSTKDSDVAGIGRECGGDSDVEEDEVGKIIQWAKDAARLDPSPPSDDDDVIDDDDDSTDGEGEDKNRVDKTKRYQP, encoded by the coding sequence atgaATAACAGGGATGGAGACCAAGTGGAGCAACTGCTTCAGGCCGCTCAAGACGAGTTGATCCTAAAGCTTTCCGTCGATTCTCATATGTCCCATGTCTCCCCCGACCGCCTCCCTCCCGATCTAGACCGTCGATTCCAGGCTCTCAAATCTCGACCATCTTCAATAGGCACCGCTAATCAATCATCAATCTCAACAAACCGCCAATTGCCGCCTGATGCCGATGATCTGTTGGCGAGATTTGCTGCTCTCAAAGCTTCCTCATCTAGCACTAAAGACAGCGATGTTGCTGGAATTGGTCGAGAGTGCGGTGGCGACAGCGATGTGGAAGAGGACGAGGTTGGGAAGATCATTCAGTGGGCCAAGGACGCTGCTCGTCTGGACCCCTCCCCACCGTccgatgatgatgatgtaatTGATGACGACGATGATTCAACGGACGGAGAGGGTGAAGATAAAAACAGAGTGGACAAGACAAAGCGTTACCAGCCCTAG
- the LOC110626797 gene encoding calumenin-B isoform X2, with product MPKISIFIYLTLAFLFLLLISRNPSKPSNRRHRRLKLRSTFNFSDPYHHHHQDPIVFDPLVADIERRREDKQWEKHYFEQAHPEIVNHADHHDSAPAHEAQPEWEDFLDAEDYLNDEEKFNVTNRLLLLFPKIDVDPVDGYVSVHELTEWNLNQAEREVVHRTQRELDVHDKNHDGFISFAEYEPPSWVQNSDKNSFGYDMGWWREEHFNASDTDGDGLLNVTEFNDFLHPADSKNPKLLQWLCKEEVRERDSDKDGKVSFKEFFHGLFDLVRNYDEESHSSSHLSDDSTEAPAKTLFAQLDKDGDRYLSDTELLPIIGKLHPSEHYYAKQQADYIISQL from the exons ATGCCAAAGATCTCCATTTTCATTTACCTTACTTTAGCTTTTCTCTTCCTCTTGCTCATCTCTCGCAACCCTTCCAAGCCCTCTAACCGACGTCACCGCCGCCTCAAGCTCCGTTCCACTTTCAACTTCTCCGACCcctaccaccaccaccaccaggaCCCCATCGTTTTTGACCCTCTCGTTGCTGACATCGAGCGCCGCCGCGAAGACAAGCAATGGGAGAAGCACTACTTTGAGCAAGCCCATCCTGAAATCGTTAACCATGCTGACCACCATGACTCCGCTCCTGCCCACGAGGCCCAACCTGAGTGGGAGGATTTCCTGGATGCCGAGGATTACTTGAACGACGAAGAGAAATTCAATGTCACCAATAG GTTATTACTGCTTTTTCCGAAAATTGATGTGGACCCAGTTGATGGCTATGTGAGCGTGCATGAATTGACTGAGTGGAACTTGAATCAAGCGGAGAGGGAAGTCGTGCATAGGACTCAAAGGGAGTTGGATGTTCATGACAAAAATCACGACGGATTCATATCTTTTGCAGAGTATGAGCCTCCCAGTTGGGTTCAAAATTCAG atAAAAATTCTTTTGGCTATGATATGGGCTGGTGGAGAGAAGAACATTTTAATGCATCAGATACAGATGGAGATGGTCTTTTGAATGTAACAGAGTTCAATGA CTTTCTGCATCCAGCTGACAGCAAAAACCCAAAGCTGCTTCAATGGTTGTGCAAGGAGGAAGTAAG GGAAAGAGATTCAGACAAAGATGGGAAGGTTAGTTTTAAAGAATTCTTCCATGGACTATTTGACTTGGTGAGGAATTATGATGAAGAAAGTCATAGTTCTTCACATCTCTCTGATGATTCAACGGAGGCCCCAGCTAAGACATTATTTGCTCAGCTAGACAAAGATGGTGACAG ATATTTGTCTGACACTGAGTTACTGCCCATAATTGGAAAGCTTCATCCTTCAGAGCATTACTATGCAAAACAACAAGCTGATTACATCATATCACAG CTATGA
- the LOC110625449 gene encoding uncharacterized protein LOC110625449 isoform X2, with the protein MTKKIVSLSIWRLSQWMVRRLGGIEFQLEEVKEVSEAADLCLVGRFLTERPINFHAMQHAMAALWCPTEKISVREVGGCVYVFKFFLFVDRDRALSMCPCTFNNYILLLEKMDGFHYPLDVPLNHLYLWVQIHGLPRGFNSEHVFKRLGDELGEFVESDEYNFKNLWNSYMRIRVRYNVNRPLCTETRLRKAGEEGSTVTFVYERAPTFCYIHGLFGHGERFCPKLIELAGQPVVRKYGSHLRANPRRDKFNIGSKWLRDDFNVQDSGRGSWQVPA; encoded by the exons ATGACAAA GAAGATAGTCTCTCTGTCGATATGGCGACTCTCTCAGTGGATGGTGAGGAGGTTGGGGGGGATCGAGTTTCAACTGGAGGAGGTTAAGGAGGTTTCAGAGGCTGCTGATTTGTGTTTGGTTGGTCGTTTCCTTACTGAACgtccaatcaattttcatgcTATGCAACATGCCATGGCGGCATTGTGGTGTCCGACGGAGAAGATATCAGTAAGAGAGGTAGGAGGAtgtgtttatgtttttaagtttttCCTTTTTGTGGATCGTGATCGAGCTCTCTCCATGTGTCCCTGTACTTTTAACAATTACATTTTGCTGCTTGAGAAAATGGATGGATTTCATTATCCTTTGGATGTTCCTCTGAATCATCTTTATCTATGGGTTCAGATTCATGGTTTGCCAAGGGGTTTTAATTCTGAACATGTGTTTAAAAGATTGGGTGATGAGTTAGGGGAGTTTGTTGAATCGGAtgaatataatttcaaaaatctatGGAATTCTTATATGCGAATCCGAGTCCGTTATAATGTTAATCGCCCCTTATGCACTGAGACCAGATTGAGGAAGGCAGGCGAAGAAGGGTCTACTGTTACTTTTGTTTATGAGCGAGCTCCTACCTTCTGTTATATCCATGGTTTGTTTGGCCATGGAGAACGTTTTTGCCCCAAGCTTATAGAGTTGGCTGGACAACCAGTTGTTCGCAAGTATGGTTCTCATCTTCGAGCTAATCCTCGACGTGATAAGTTCAACATTGGTTCGAAGTGGCTGCGAGACGATTTCAATGTTCAGGATTCCGGCCGTGGTTCATGGCAGGTTCCGGCGTAG
- the LOC110626111 gene encoding mitochondrial import receptor subunit TOM40-1, whose amino-acid sequence MAGMVPPGTAMLVQASAAASATKINEVGKKVDYMNLPCPIPYEELHREALMSLKPELFEGMRFDFTKGLNQKFSLSHSVFMGPMELPSQSAETIKIPTAHYEFGANFIDPKLMLFGRVLTDGRLNARVKCDLTDDLTLKANAQLTNEPHMSHAMFNFDYKGKDYRTQLQLGNGALFGASYIQSVTPHLSLGGEVFWAGQHRKSGLGYAARYETDKMVATGQVASTGMVALSYVQKVSEKVSLATDFMYNYMSRDVTASVGYDYVLRQARVRGKIDSNGCAAAFLEERLNMGLNFILSAELDHKKKDYKFGFGLTVG is encoded by the exons ATGGCGGGGATGGTACCTCCTGGTACAGCCATGCTAGTCCAGGCTTCTGCTGCTGCATCAGCCACTAAGATCAATGAAGTTGGGAAGAAAGTAGATTACATGAACCTACCTTGCCCTATTCCCTATGAAGAACTCCATCGCGAAGCTCTTA TGTCTTTAAAGCCAGAGCTTTTTGAGGGTATGCGCTTTGATTTTACCAAGGGACTCAATCAGAAATTCTCTCTCAGTCACAG CGTGTTTATGGGACCTATGGAACTTCCTTCTCAATCTGCAGAAACTATTAAAATCCCTACTGCTCACTATGAGTTTGGTGCTAACTTTATAGACCCTAAG TTAATGCTTTTTGGGAGGGTGTTGACGGATGGGAGACTAAATGCTAGAGTGAAGTGTGATTTGACCGATGATCTTACTCTGAAGGCTAATGCTCAG CTTACAAATGAGCCCCATATGTCACATGCCATGTTCAACTTTGATTATAAG GGTAAAGACTATAGGACCCAACTTCAACTAGGAAATGGGGCCTTATTTGGAGCCAGTTACATTCAG agtgtgACCCCACATCTGTCTTTGGGCGGTGAAGTGTTTTGGGCTGGTCAACATAGAAAGTCTGGTCTTGGATATGCTGCTCGTTATGAGACAGATAAGATG GTTGCAACTGGGCAAGTTGCTAGCACTGGAATGGTTGCTTTGAGCTATGTTCAAAAAGTTTCTGAGAAG GTTTCACTAGCGACAGACTTCATGTACAACTACATGTCAAGAGATGTGACAGCAAGTGTTGGTTATGATTACGTCCTTAGACAA GCCCGTGTAAGAGGAAAGATTGATTCCAATGGTTGTGCAGCAGCCTTTTTGGAAGAGCGTTTAAATATGGGTCTCAATTTTATCCTCTCCGCAGAG TTAGATCATAAGAAAAAAGACTACAAATTTGGGTTTGGGTTGACAGTGGGGTAA
- the LOC110625449 gene encoding uncharacterized protein LOC110625449 isoform X3 encodes MAAQSSKINLLEECREHFHLMPNDKIVSLSIWRLSQWMVRRLGGIEFQLEEVKEVSEAADLCLVGRFLTERPINFHAMQHAMAALWCPTEKISVREIHGLPRGFNSEHVFKRLGDELGEFVESDEYNFKNLWNSYMRIRVRYNVNRPLCTETRLRKAGEEGSTVTFVYERAPTFCYIHGLFGHGERFCPKLIELAGQPVVRKYGSHLRANPRRDKFNIGSKWLRDDFNVQDSGRGSWQVPA; translated from the exons ATGGCTGCTCAAAGCAGCAAGATTAATTTATTAGAAGAATGCAGGGAACACTTTCATTTGATGCCCAATGACAAA ATAGTCTCTCTGTCGATATGGCGACTCTCTCAGTGGATGGTGAGGAGGTTGGGGGGGATCGAGTTTCAACTGGAGGAGGTTAAGGAGGTTTCAGAGGCTGCTGATTTGTGTTTGGTTGGTCGTTTCCTTACTGAACgtccaatcaattttcatgcTATGCAACATGCCATGGCGGCATTGTGGTGTCCGACGGAGAAGATATCAGTAAGAGAG ATTCATGGTTTGCCAAGGGGTTTTAATTCTGAACATGTGTTTAAAAGATTGGGTGATGAGTTAGGGGAGTTTGTTGAATCGGAtgaatataatttcaaaaatctatGGAATTCTTATATGCGAATCCGAGTCCGTTATAATGTTAATCGCCCCTTATGCACTGAGACCAGATTGAGGAAGGCAGGCGAAGAAGGGTCTACTGTTACTTTTGTTTATGAGCGAGCTCCTACCTTCTGTTATATCCATGGTTTGTTTGGCCATGGAGAACGTTTTTGCCCCAAGCTTATAGAGTTGGCTGGACAACCAGTTGTTCGCAAGTATGGTTCTCATCTTCGAGCTAATCCTCGACGTGATAAGTTCAACATTGGTTCGAAGTGGCTGCGAGACGATTTCAATGTTCAGGATTCCGGCCGTGGTTCATGGCAGGTTCCGGCGTAG
- the LOC110625449 gene encoding uncharacterized protein LOC110625449 isoform X1 translates to MAAQSSKINLLEECREHFHLMPNDKIVSLSIWRLSQWMVRRLGGIEFQLEEVKEVSEAADLCLVGRFLTERPINFHAMQHAMAALWCPTEKISVREVGGCVYVFKFFLFVDRDRALSMCPCTFNNYILLLEKMDGFHYPLDVPLNHLYLWVQIHGLPRGFNSEHVFKRLGDELGEFVESDEYNFKNLWNSYMRIRVRYNVNRPLCTETRLRKAGEEGSTVTFVYERAPTFCYIHGLFGHGERFCPKLIELAGQPVVRKYGSHLRANPRRDKFNIGSKWLRDDFNVQDSGRGSWQVPA, encoded by the exons ATGGCTGCTCAAAGCAGCAAGATTAATTTATTAGAAGAATGCAGGGAACACTTTCATTTGATGCCCAATGACAAA ATAGTCTCTCTGTCGATATGGCGACTCTCTCAGTGGATGGTGAGGAGGTTGGGGGGGATCGAGTTTCAACTGGAGGAGGTTAAGGAGGTTTCAGAGGCTGCTGATTTGTGTTTGGTTGGTCGTTTCCTTACTGAACgtccaatcaattttcatgcTATGCAACATGCCATGGCGGCATTGTGGTGTCCGACGGAGAAGATATCAGTAAGAGAGGTAGGAGGAtgtgtttatgtttttaagtttttCCTTTTTGTGGATCGTGATCGAGCTCTCTCCATGTGTCCCTGTACTTTTAACAATTACATTTTGCTGCTTGAGAAAATGGATGGATTTCATTATCCTTTGGATGTTCCTCTGAATCATCTTTATCTATGGGTTCAGATTCATGGTTTGCCAAGGGGTTTTAATTCTGAACATGTGTTTAAAAGATTGGGTGATGAGTTAGGGGAGTTTGTTGAATCGGAtgaatataatttcaaaaatctatGGAATTCTTATATGCGAATCCGAGTCCGTTATAATGTTAATCGCCCCTTATGCACTGAGACCAGATTGAGGAAGGCAGGCGAAGAAGGGTCTACTGTTACTTTTGTTTATGAGCGAGCTCCTACCTTCTGTTATATCCATGGTTTGTTTGGCCATGGAGAACGTTTTTGCCCCAAGCTTATAGAGTTGGCTGGACAACCAGTTGTTCGCAAGTATGGTTCTCATCTTCGAGCTAATCCTCGACGTGATAAGTTCAACATTGGTTCGAAGTGGCTGCGAGACGATTTCAATGTTCAGGATTCCGGCCGTGGTTCATGGCAGGTTCCGGCGTAG
- the LOC110626112 gene encoding probable protein arginine N-methyltransferase 6 translates to MYSFGRQKKKKNDLYSTSGYSNGYHNHELGLVTGNEPEGGHVAVALADPGDGFRFSTEQQPQLEAEQKVTPCTDFDMASFHSYAHVGIHEDKIKVSIEIFFYLHRICIGRRSVSGK, encoded by the exons ATGTATTCCTTCGGgcgccaaaaaaaaaaaaaaaacgaccTGTATTCGACTTCCGGTTACAGTAATGGCTACCACAACCACGAGTTGGGGCTAGTCACCGGAAACGAGCCAGAAGGGGGACACGTGGCTGTCGCTCTCGCGGATCCAGGAGATGGTTTTAGGTTTTCCACGGAGCAGCAGCCGCAGCTGGAGGCTGAGCAGAAGGTCACTCCTTGTACAGATTTCGACATGGCATCCTTTCATTCCTACGCTCACGTTGGTATCCATGAAGACAAGATCAAAGTATCTATTGAGATTTTCTTCTATTTGCACAG AATCTGTATTGGACGTAGGAGTGTGAGTGGTAAATGA